In Nostoc sp. CENA543, a single genomic region encodes these proteins:
- the hemF gene encoding oxygen-dependent coproporphyrinogen oxidase — protein sequence MARHSDNSLQESANHTTWLASLNNGIPQDSRERVQQFMQNLQDEICQGLEQIDGEASFHQDYWEREEGGEGRTRVIREGRVFEQGGVNFSAVWGNSLPASIVAQRPEAAGHEFFATGTSMVLHPRNPYVPTVHLNYRYFEAGPIWWFGGGADLTPYYAFAEDAVHFHRTLKNACDAHNPEYYPTFKRWCDEYFYLRHRQEQRGIGGIFFDYQDASGKLYVGTQTDSPAAIYSQKVGNIRRNWEDIFAFVQSCGQAFLPAYLPIVERRQETEYGDRQRNFQLYRRGRYVEFNLVYDRGTVFGLQTKGRTESILMSLPPLARWEYCYQAEPGSPEAELTQVFLQPKDWV from the coding sequence ATGGCTCGTCATTCCGATAATTCTCTGCAAGAATCTGCAAATCACACCACATGGCTAGCATCACTGAATAACGGCATTCCCCAAGATTCACGCGAAAGAGTGCAACAATTCATGCAGAACTTACAGGATGAGATTTGCCAAGGGTTAGAGCAAATTGACGGAGAAGCCAGTTTTCATCAAGATTATTGGGAAAGAGAAGAAGGCGGTGAAGGACGTACCCGCGTCATTCGGGAAGGGCGAGTATTTGAACAAGGAGGAGTGAACTTTTCCGCAGTTTGGGGAAATAGTCTCCCAGCTTCGATTGTGGCGCAACGTCCAGAAGCAGCCGGACATGAGTTTTTTGCCACAGGTACATCAATGGTATTGCATCCCCGCAATCCCTATGTACCCACAGTACATCTCAACTATCGCTACTTTGAAGCTGGCCCTATCTGGTGGTTTGGTGGCGGTGCTGATTTAACACCATACTATGCTTTCGCTGAGGATGCTGTTCACTTTCACAGAACACTGAAAAATGCCTGTGATGCTCATAATCCAGAATATTATCCAACTTTTAAACGCTGGTGTGATGAATACTTTTATTTACGCCATCGTCAAGAACAGCGAGGTATTGGCGGTATTTTCTTTGATTATCAAGATGCTAGCGGTAAGCTGTACGTCGGTACACAAACAGATAGTCCCGCCGCAATTTATAGCCAAAAAGTGGGAAATATCAGACGCAATTGGGAAGATATCTTTGCGTTTGTGCAGTCCTGTGGTCAAGCTTTCTTACCCGCTTACTTGCCTATTGTAGAACGACGACAAGAAACAGAATATGGCGATCGCCAGCGTAATTTCCAACTATATCGCCGTGGTCGTTACGTCGAGTTTAATTTAGTCTACGACCGAGGAACAGTATTCGGGCTACAAACCAAAGGACGAACAGAATCGATTCTCATGTCCTTACCACCTCTAGCACGTTGGGAATATTGTTATCAAGCAGAACCAGGAAGTCCGGAAGCTGAACTGACACAAGTTTTTCTTCAACCCAAAGATTGGGTTTAG
- a CDS encoding ABC transporter permease: MLFFRAAGSRQKYSKFNLAEIFAPILVGIVALILWDLLVRVTELPPYILPSPFLVFQTLITDWGELFPSLLITLQITVTAFIAAAISGLLTAILFTQSKWIERSLFPYAVILQTTPIVAIAPLIILWFKNNTFAALVVCAWIVAFFPIVSNTTLGLKSVDPNLLNLFQLYNASRWQTLIFLRLPSAMPYFLGGLKISGGLALIGAVVAEFVAGTGGAKSGIAYRILISSYNLQIPRMFAALILTTGLGILIFALLSALSDFILSRWHDSSINRD; encoded by the coding sequence ATGTTATTTTTTCGTGCTGCTGGCTCAAGACAAAAATATTCTAAATTTAACTTGGCGGAGATTTTTGCCCCCATATTAGTCGGTATTGTCGCTCTAATTTTGTGGGATTTATTGGTGCGGGTGACAGAATTACCACCTTATATTTTACCTAGTCCTTTTTTAGTTTTCCAAACTTTAATCACTGATTGGGGTGAACTATTTCCCTCATTATTAATTACTCTGCAAATTACGGTCACTGCTTTTATAGCGGCGGCAATTTCTGGGTTATTAACGGCGATTTTATTTACCCAAAGTAAATGGATTGAACGCAGTTTATTTCCCTATGCTGTCATTTTACAGACAACTCCGATTGTGGCGATCGCTCCTTTAATTATTCTATGGTTTAAAAATAATACCTTTGCCGCCCTTGTTGTCTGTGCTTGGATAGTGGCCTTTTTCCCCATAGTTTCTAACACGACTCTGGGCTTAAAGAGTGTAGACCCTAATTTACTCAATCTTTTTCAACTCTACAACGCCTCACGATGGCAAACCTTGATTTTTCTGCGCCTACCCAGTGCTATGCCTTATTTTCTCGGTGGGTTAAAAATTAGCGGTGGTTTAGCATTAATTGGGGCTGTTGTGGCGGAATTTGTGGCTGGGACTGGCGGTGCGAAATCTGGTATTGCCTACCGGATTTTAATTTCTAGCTACAATCTGCAAATACCCCGGATGTTTGCTGCTTTAATACTTACCACAGGGTTAGGGATTTTAATTTTTGCTCTCTTGAGTGCCTTATCTGATTTTATATTAAGTAGGTGGCATGACAGTAGTATTAACCGTGATTGA
- a CDS encoding heme oxygenase (biliverdin-producing), which translates to MSSHLDVRLREGTKHSHTLAENTAFMKCFLKGIVEKSFFRKLLADLYFVYSVLEASLELYQNHPVVGLIYFPELNRQANLEKDLAYYYGENWREEITPSLAGKVYVNRLREVANTQPELLIAHAYTRYMGDLSGGQALRNIARSAMNLPADQGTAMHEFAEIPTPEAKRAFKEKYRQALNSLAIDEAMIQKIVDEANYAFNLNRDVVHELEADVKAVVGDHIFDLMTRQNKPGSTEHTPEQNKELNYSI; encoded by the coding sequence ATGAGTAGTCATCTAGATGTACGGTTACGGGAAGGAACAAAGCATTCCCACACTTTGGCAGAAAATACTGCGTTTATGAAATGTTTCCTGAAAGGGATTGTCGAAAAGAGCTTTTTTAGGAAATTATTAGCTGATCTTTACTTTGTTTACTCTGTTTTAGAAGCATCATTAGAACTATATCAAAATCATCCAGTTGTGGGATTGATATACTTTCCTGAGTTGAATCGTCAAGCGAATTTAGAAAAAGATTTAGCATATTATTACGGTGAGAATTGGCGAGAGGAAATTACACCTTCCCTGGCTGGAAAAGTTTATGTTAATCGCCTACGGGAAGTTGCTAATACGCAACCTGAGTTATTAATTGCTCATGCTTACACCCGTTACATGGGAGATTTATCCGGTGGTCAAGCATTACGAAATATTGCCCGTTCTGCAATGAATTTACCCGCAGATCAAGGTACTGCAATGCACGAATTTGCAGAAATTCCTACCCCAGAAGCTAAACGAGCATTTAAAGAAAAGTACCGTCAAGCTTTGAATTCTTTGGCTATAGATGAAGCCATGATTCAAAAAATCGTAGACGAAGCTAACTATGCTTTTAACCTAAATCGTGATGTCGTTCATGAATTAGAAGCCGATGTCAAAGCTGTAGTTGGTGATCACATTTTCGATTTGATGACGCGCCAAAACAAACCAGGTAGTACAGAACATACTCCTGAACAAAATAAAGAACTTAATTACAGCATTTAA
- a CDS encoding FAD-binding oxidoreductase codes for MVIDSFLNTLESIETITDSQQVAKLSQDYHTFSPVLVPQLAGKVGDIVVRPANEEEVIKVAAACAKYRIPITVRGAGTGNYGQCVPLHGGVILDMTKMQNILWVKPGVARVEAGVKLAALDKKAREIGWEMRMSPSTYRTATIAGFVAGGSGGIGSIQYGLLGDRGNLLALKVVTVEDTPRVIELRGDDVQKVNHAWGINGIITEVEIPLGAAYPWAEVIVTFADFLTAAKFGQSLAQADGMIKKLITIFASPIPQYFHPLQSYIPEGTHPAFLLVAEPSLELLPGLVQQYGGQITYQKPAQEVGKGLNLAEFTWNHTTLHARNVDPNITYLQSIIPPEKGLQLVEHLYHHFGDEVMMHLEFIRMNGAVVPAALQLVRYTTAARLNEIIRYHEDQGVFIANPHTYIIEDGGRKVIDPEQLKFKELVDPYGLMNPGKSKLLAHK; via the coding sequence ATGGTAATTGATAGTTTTTTAAATACCCTCGAAAGCATTGAAACTATTACTGACTCCCAGCAAGTCGCTAAATTATCCCAAGACTATCACACCTTTAGCCCTGTCTTAGTTCCCCAACTGGCGGGGAAAGTCGGGGATATTGTGGTTCGTCCCGCCAATGAGGAGGAAGTAATTAAAGTAGCAGCCGCCTGTGCTAAATACCGTATCCCCATCACTGTTAGAGGTGCAGGAACGGGGAATTATGGGCAATGTGTACCTCTGCATGGTGGTGTGATTTTAGACATGACCAAAATGCAAAATATCCTGTGGGTGAAACCAGGGGTAGCACGGGTAGAGGCTGGGGTGAAATTAGCGGCTTTAGATAAGAAAGCACGAGAAATTGGTTGGGAAATGCGGATGTCTCCCTCTACCTACCGTACAGCTACAATTGCCGGCTTTGTGGCTGGGGGTAGTGGGGGTATAGGCTCAATTCAGTATGGATTGTTAGGCGATCGCGGTAATCTATTAGCATTAAAAGTTGTCACTGTAGAAGATACACCCCGTGTGATTGAGTTGCGTGGCGACGATGTCCAAAAGGTAAACCATGCTTGGGGTATTAACGGTATTATTACAGAAGTCGAAATCCCCTTGGGGGCTGCTTATCCTTGGGCGGAGGTAATTGTCACCTTTGCAGATTTCTTGACAGCCGCTAAGTTTGGGCAAAGTCTAGCCCAAGCTGATGGCATGATTAAGAAGTTAATTACTATCTTTGCATCACCCATTCCCCAATACTTCCACCCCCTGCAATCATATATCCCCGAAGGTACTCATCCAGCCTTTCTACTTGTAGCAGAACCCAGCTTAGAATTATTACCAGGTTTAGTACAGCAATATGGTGGACAAATTACTTACCAAAAACCTGCTCAAGAAGTAGGAAAAGGTTTAAATTTAGCTGAATTTACCTGGAATCACACCACCCTACACGCCCGCAATGTTGATCCCAACATTACATATTTGCAAAGTATAATTCCTCCAGAAAAAGGGCTGCAATTAGTAGAGCATCTATATCATCATTTTGGTGATGAAGTAATGATGCACTTAGAATTTATTCGTATGAATGGTGCAGTAGTTCCCGCCGCCTTACAACTAGTACGCTATACCACAGCAGCCCGTCTCAATGAAATTATCCGCTACCACGAAGACCAAGGAGTTTTTATTGCTAACCCCCACACTTATATTATTGAAGATGGCGGTAGAAAAGTAATTGACCCCGAACAATTAAAGTTTAAAGAACTAGTTGATCCTTATGGTTTAATGAACCCAGGAAAAAGTAAATTATTAGCTCATAAGTAA
- a CDS encoding HNH endonuclease — MSVYIPVELQRKIRARFTECCAYCRTAEYLTVSTFEFEHIIPLSVGGETIFENLCLSCPTCNRYKAYRQTAIDADTQQEICLFHPQQQLWSEHFAWNEDATEIIPLTSVGRVTISALKMNRPQLIRVRRMWVKLGEHPPNIP, encoded by the coding sequence GTGAGTGTTTATATTCCTGTTGAATTACAACGCAAAATCCGTGCTAGATTTACTGAATGCTGTGCTTACTGTCGGACTGCTGAATATTTGACAGTTAGCACTTTTGAATTTGAACACATTATTCCTCTATCAGTCGGTGGAGAAACAATTTTTGAAAATCTTTGTTTATCTTGCCCTACTTGTAATCGTTATAAAGCTTACCGTCAAACTGCTATAGATGCAGACACTCAGCAAGAGATATGTTTATTTCACCCACAACAACAATTATGGTCTGAACACTTTGCTTGGAATGAAGATGCTACTGAAATTATTCCGCTTACTTCTGTGGGTAGAGTAACTATTTCTGCTTTAAAAATGAACCGTCCGCAGTTAATTCGCGTGAGAAGAATGTGGGTTAAGTTGGGAGAACATCCCCCTAATATCCCTTAA
- a CDS encoding ABC transporter ATP-binding protein, producing MKHYPVIQLHQVSKVYRNGTVALQDLNLVIPESQFVSLVGASGCGKSTVLRLIAGLGSVSSGTIDWGIDAAQRKLAFVFQDAALMPWATVKDNVQLPLKLGGMSSQHSQGLVAQALKVVGLEKFAHNYPRELSGGMKMRVSIARALVTQPNILLMDEPFGALDEITRSKLNSDLVDLWLQHHWTVIFVTHNIYEAVYLSNRVLVMGTSPGRIVADIDIDVPFPRGEDFRTSSVYNEYCRTVSEHLAAAMRFSDMLGF from the coding sequence ATGAAACACTATCCTGTCATTCAACTTCATCAGGTAAGTAAGGTCTATCGCAATGGTACAGTTGCCCTCCAAGACCTGAATCTAGTGATTCCAGAGTCGCAGTTTGTCAGTTTGGTAGGGGCTTCTGGCTGTGGTAAGAGTACGGTGTTGCGGTTGATAGCTGGGTTAGGAAGCGTCAGTTCTGGAACTATTGACTGGGGAATAGACGCAGCACAACGCAAACTAGCATTTGTGTTTCAAGATGCAGCCCTCATGCCTTGGGCAACAGTAAAGGATAATGTCCAACTACCATTAAAATTGGGGGGAATGTCCAGCCAGCATTCCCAAGGGTTGGTAGCCCAAGCTTTAAAGGTAGTGGGGTTAGAGAAATTTGCCCATAATTACCCCCGTGAGTTATCAGGGGGAATGAAAATGCGTGTCTCCATTGCCAGGGCGTTGGTAACTCAGCCGAATATTTTATTAATGGATGAACCTTTCGGGGCTTTAGATGAAATCACCAGAAGTAAACTCAACAGTGATTTAGTTGATTTGTGGTTACAACATCACTGGACGGTGATATTTGTCACCCACAATATTTATGAAGCTGTGTATTTATCAAATCGGGTGTTAGTGATGGGGACAAGTCCAGGAAGGATAGTAGCAGATATAGATATTGATGTCCCCTTTCCACGCGGTGAAGATTTTCGCACTTCATCGGTGTATAACGAATATTGTCGGACAGTGTCAGAGCATTTAGCAGCAGCAATGAGATTTAGTGATATGTTAGGATTTTGA
- the acsF gene encoding magnesium-protoporphyrin IX monomethyl ester (oxidative) cyclase: MVNTLPKPGIKTPSQETILTPRFYTTDFETAANLDLSAQETELQAMLAEMRADYNRHHFVRDEAFDKSWEHIQGEAKQSFIDYLERSCISEFSGFLLFKELSRKLKNRSPLLAEMFQLMARDEARHAGFLNKAMGDFKLSLDLATVTKTRTYTFFPIEWVLYTVYLSEKIGYWRYIIIYRHLEKHPENQFYPIFRYFESWCQDENRHGDIFKALLRSQPQLWKTWKARLWSRFFLLSVFATHTMTVHERTGFYKSLGLNATEFDRQVVENTNETAGRAFPVMLNTEHPQFFPRLQRCAGYNLKIAEIEGSSQPKFVKLVRKLPLIAAIVWNLLLVFLIKPVDTEALRGTVR, from the coding sequence ATGGTTAACACCCTACCCAAACCAGGAATTAAAACTCCCAGCCAAGAAACTATACTCACGCCTCGGTTTTATACTACAGATTTTGAAACCGCCGCCAATTTGGATTTATCTGCTCAAGAAACGGAATTACAGGCGATGCTGGCGGAAATGCGCGCAGACTACAACCGCCATCATTTTGTGCGGGATGAGGCGTTTGATAAGTCTTGGGAACACATTCAGGGTGAAGCCAAACAATCGTTTATTGACTATTTGGAACGCTCATGTATTTCTGAGTTTTCCGGCTTCTTGCTGTTTAAGGAATTATCCCGCAAACTCAAAAACCGCAGTCCCTTACTGGCAGAGATGTTTCAACTGATGGCGCGGGATGAAGCCCGTCATGCGGGATTTCTCAACAAAGCAATGGGCGATTTTAAACTATCCTTAGATTTAGCCACGGTAACAAAAACCCGCACCTATACATTTTTTCCGATTGAGTGGGTGCTATACACCGTTTATCTATCAGAAAAAATCGGCTATTGGCGATACATCATTATTTACAGACATCTAGAAAAGCACCCAGAAAACCAGTTTTACCCCATCTTCCGTTACTTTGAGAGTTGGTGTCAGGATGAAAACCGCCACGGGGATATATTCAAAGCCCTGTTACGTTCGCAACCGCAACTATGGAAAACCTGGAAAGCTAGGCTTTGGAGTCGCTTTTTCTTACTGTCGGTGTTTGCTACCCACACCATGACTGTTCATGAACGGACTGGTTTTTACAAGTCCTTGGGACTAAATGCGACGGAATTTGACCGTCAAGTGGTGGAAAATACCAATGAAACGGCCGGACGTGCCTTTCCTGTGATGTTGAATACCGAACATCCCCAGTTTTTCCCCCGCTTACAACGCTGTGCAGGTTATAACTTAAAGATTGCAGAGATTGAGGGCAGTTCTCAACCCAAATTTGTGAAGCTAGTTCGCAAACTCCCTTTAATTGCAGCCATTGTCTGGAATCTGCTGTTAGTTTTCCTGATTAAACCCGTAGATACAGAGGCTTTGCGGGGAACTGTGCGTTAA
- the hemN gene encoding oxygen-independent coproporphyrinogen III oxidase, translating into MNVLSQTVKFDADLLRKYDQPLPRYTSYPPATELTEDFTQADFKTAIAVGNYKKTPLSLYCHIPFCESACYFCGCNTVITPNKKLAEPYLNYLIRDIQQVASLIHHERTVQQLHWGGGTPNYLSLHQFETLWYALNHCFDFEDDAEISIEVNPRFLDRDYLFALKDLGFNRISFGIQDFNFQVQQAVNRVQPEEMLFQVMDWVRDAGFTSVNVDLIYGLPHQTLETFKNTVHKTIQLNPDRIAVFNFAYVPWLKPLQRLIPQDALPLAAEKLDILRMSIEELSSNGYVFIGMDHFAKPNDELAIAQQKGQLHRNFQGYTTKPESDLLGFGMSSITMLHDVYVQNHKRLKDYYLAINSDQLPIEKGVKLNQDDIIRRTIIMELMCQFHLSPDSIEEKYHLHFDSDFAEYLQKEQLQLRLLEADGLIKVSPNHIEVTPTGRLLIRNIASVFDVYLRERTSNGFSKAI; encoded by the coding sequence ATGAACGTTTTGTCACAAACCGTTAAATTTGATGCTGACTTACTGCGAAAATATGATCAGCCTTTACCCCGCTATACTAGTTATCCGCCAGCAACGGAGTTAACAGAGGATTTTACACAAGCTGACTTTAAAACTGCGATCGCTGTCGGCAATTATAAGAAAACTCCCCTGTCTTTGTATTGTCATATTCCCTTTTGTGAGAGTGCTTGTTATTTCTGTGGCTGTAATACTGTCATTACTCCCAATAAAAAACTTGCTGAACCTTATTTAAATTACTTAATTCGTGATATTCAGCAAGTAGCATCTTTGATTCACCATGAACGAACTGTACAACAATTGCATTGGGGTGGCGGTACTCCTAACTATTTATCTTTACATCAATTTGAAACTCTCTGGTACGCCTTGAATCATTGTTTTGACTTTGAGGATGATGCAGAAATTTCTATTGAGGTTAATCCCCGATTTTTAGATAGAGATTATCTTTTTGCGTTGAAAGATTTAGGTTTTAATCGCATTAGTTTTGGCATTCAAGACTTTAATTTTCAGGTACAGCAAGCTGTTAACCGGGTACAGCCAGAAGAAATGCTGTTTCAGGTAATGGATTGGGTGCGTGATGCTGGATTTACTAGCGTTAACGTTGATTTGATTTATGGTTTACCTCATCAAACTTTAGAAACATTTAAAAATACAGTCCACAAAACAATTCAACTCAACCCAGACCGCATTGCTGTATTTAATTTTGCTTATGTTCCTTGGTTAAAACCGCTTCAACGTTTAATTCCTCAAGACGCATTACCATTAGCGGCGGAAAAACTAGACATTTTGCGGATGTCAATTGAAGAATTAAGCAGCAATGGCTATGTTTTTATTGGGATGGATCATTTTGCTAAACCGAATGATGAATTAGCGATCGCCCAACAAAAAGGTCAACTACATCGCAACTTCCAAGGTTATACCACTAAACCGGAGTCTGATTTATTAGGCTTTGGTATGAGTTCAATTACGATGCTGCATGATGTGTATGTGCAGAATCACAAAAGATTAAAAGATTACTATCTAGCCATTAATAGTGACCAATTACCCATTGAGAAAGGGGTAAAACTAAATCAAGATGATATCATCCGCCGTACCATCATTATGGAATTGATGTGTCAATTTCACCTTTCACCAGATAGCATTGAAGAAAAATATCATCTGCATTTTGATAGTGATTTTGCCGAATATTTGCAAAAAGAACAATTACAACTGCGACTATTAGAAGCCGATGGTTTAATTAAAGTTTCTCCCAATCATATCGAAGTCACACCAACTGGAAGATTACTCATCCGTAACATTGCATCTGTATTTGATGTTTATCTGCGCGAACGAACAAGCAATGGTTTTTCTAAAGCCATTTGA